One window from the genome of Sardina pilchardus chromosome 12, fSarPil1.1, whole genome shotgun sequence encodes:
- the ppm1ab gene encoding protein phosphatase, Mg2+/Mn2+ dependent, 1Ab, with protein sequence MGAFLDKPKMEKHNTHGEGNGLRYALSSMQGWRVEMEDAHTAVIGLPNGLAPWSFFAVYDGHAGSQVARYCCEHLLDHITRRGSGGEEGSEFAEPSVESVKRGIRTGFLQIDEHMRALSERKHGADRSGSTAVGVMISPRHVYFINCGDSRALLSRGGRVHFFTQDHKPSNPAEKERIQNAGGSVMIQRVNGSLAVSRALGDFDYKCVHGKGPTEQLVSPEPEVYEIERSDAEDEFVVLACDGIWDVMANEELCDFVRSRLEVTEDLESVCNEIVDTCLYKGSRDNMSVVLVCFPGAPKISPEAVKREAELDKYLQSRVEEIIKKQGDEGAPDLVHVMHTLATESIPNLPPGGELASKRSVVEAVYNRLNPHKGDDTCGATKEGRAFGTSRL encoded by the exons ATGGGGGCTTTTCTGGACAAGCCAAAGATGGAGAAGCACAATACGCACGGTGAGGGCAACGGCCTGCGCTACGCCCTGAGCAGCATGCAGGGCTGgcgggtggagatggaggacgCGCACACGGCAGTGATCGGCCTGCCCAACGGCTTGGCTCCCTGGTCCTTCTTCGCTGTGTACGACGGACACGCAGGCTCTCAGGTGGCGCGCTACTGCTGCGAACACCTGCTGGATCACATCACCA gacgaggcagtgggggagaggagggctcAGAGTTCGCAGAGCCGTCGGTGGAGAGCGTCAAGAGGGGCATCCGCACGGGCTTCCTGCAGATCGACGAGCACATGCGGGCGCTGTCGGAGCGCAAGCACGGTGCCGACCGCAGCGGCTCCACGGCCGTGGGCGTGATGATCTCGCCGCGCCACGTCTACTTCATCAACTGCGGCGACTCGCGAGCCCTCCTGAGCCGCGGCGGCCGCGTGCACTTCTTCACGCAGGACCACAAGCCCAGCAACCCGGCGGAGAAGGAGCGCATCCAGAACGCCGGCGGCTCCGTCATGATCCAGAGGGTCAACGGCTCGCTGGCCGTCTCGCGCGCCCTCGGCGACTTCGATTACAAGTGCGTGCACGGCAAGGGCCCCACCGAGCAGTTGGTGTCACCTGAGCCCGAGGTGTACGAGATCGAGCGTTCCGATGCCGAGGACGAGTTTGTCGTGCTGGCCTGCGACGGCATCTGGGACGTCATGGCCAATGAGGAATTATGCGACTTTGTGCGCTCCCGCCTTGAAGTGACCGAAGACCTGGAGAGTGTGTGCAACGAGATTGTCGACACCTGTTTGTACAAG GGAAGCCGGGACAACATGAGCGTGGTACTGGTTTGCTTCCCCGGGGCCCCCAAGATCTCCCCTGAAGCTgtgaagagagaggcagaactgGATAAGTACCTGCAGAGCAGAGTAGAAG AGATCATTAAGAAGCAGGGTGACGAGGGGGCCCCGGACTTAGTCCATGTGATGCATACGTTAGCGACGGAGAGCATCCCCAACCTCCCGCCTGGGGGAGAGCTGGCCAGCAA GCGTAGTGTGGTGGAGGCCGTGTACAACAGACTCAATCCCCACAAAGGCGACGACACA TGTGGGGCTACCAAAGAGGGCAGAGCGTTTGGGACTTCCAGACTGTAG